From the genome of Schaalia dentiphila ATCC 17982, one region includes:
- a CDS encoding DUF4853 domain-containing protein gives MNMTKKWTPVRVGAWCVVVVAVLGGCHAAKSRDAEFVPFPERVSIEEYISRQLPEISSVAVPVAAETGGELTVMGLPYVQVCGTGDTQGYRVVGYTTVAPSMSFERLEKLVTENKPDWAVAVQVDKQIDRDATRGIQLIDNYGGLVEFKFSEDSIAVRSRSACLPTNKPLDDPGQFVLPSVEEAFPGMHVTISDNTNPDLHPVPTLTTGAHVTPQSGTQSGTQSGS, from the coding sequence ATGAACATGACAAAGAAATGGACCCCAGTACGCGTGGGTGCGTGGTGCGTCGTGGTGGTGGCCGTGTTGGGTGGGTGTCATGCAGCAAAGTCGCGCGATGCTGAGTTCGTTCCCTTTCCTGAGCGTGTGAGCATTGAAGAGTACATAAGCCGTCAGCTGCCGGAGATATCGAGTGTGGCTGTGCCGGTGGCTGCCGAGACCGGTGGTGAGCTGACGGTGATGGGCCTGCCGTATGTGCAAGTGTGTGGCACTGGTGATACCCAGGGGTATCGGGTGGTTGGCTACACCACGGTGGCTCCGTCGATGTCCTTTGAGCGACTCGAGAAACTGGTGACAGAAAACAAGCCCGATTGGGCGGTGGCCGTGCAGGTTGACAAGCAAATCGATAGGGATGCTACTCGGGGTATTCAGCTGATCGACAACTATGGCGGCCTTGTCGAGTTCAAGTTTTCGGAGGACTCTATCGCCGTGAGGTCGCGCTCCGCGTGTTTGCCGACGAATAAGCCCCTGGATGATCCCGGTCAGTTCGTTCTGCCCTCGGTGGAGGAGGCGTTCCCGGGCATGCACGTGACGATCAGCGACAACACGAACCCGGACCTGCACCCGGTCCCCACACTGACCACGGGCGCTCACGTCACCCCACAATCCGGTACCCAGAGCGGCACCCAGTCGGGCTCGTAA
- a CDS encoding DUF4853 domain-containing protein produces MAATAACASLLLAACIPSLPDDADLYFGRGSGSIPISEGQTTEVHIRDTLPRYLGIIEEVVVESGGVLEVGGKNRVDGCLTTDTTDMDIHWDSMVIPTIDYEDLRRIVVEGAQRNGFGYSWDPVRRDKLNSRSVAVGDGYGNSLIFYHHEAQDRIIISLYSGCMFPSQPLDPDTPRSSYPLPSPEEMFPNLTIVRAYDDNGGENPELRPQSGIQSGAQTGE; encoded by the coding sequence ATGGCGGCCACTGCTGCCTGCGCCTCGTTGCTTCTGGCGGCGTGTATTCCGAGCCTACCGGATGATGCTGACCTGTATTTTGGGCGCGGCAGTGGGAGTATCCCGATCTCTGAGGGGCAGACGACGGAGGTTCACATCAGGGATACCCTGCCCCGGTATCTGGGCATCATCGAGGAGGTCGTTGTCGAGTCCGGTGGCGTGCTAGAAGTCGGTGGCAAGAATCGAGTCGACGGTTGCTTGACGACGGATACGACCGATATGGATATCCATTGGGATTCGATGGTTATTCCTACGATCGATTATGAGGATTTGCGCCGGATTGTCGTTGAGGGGGCGCAGCGTAACGGCTTCGGCTATTCGTGGGATCCGGTACGCAGAGATAAACTCAACTCTCGCTCTGTTGCTGTCGGGGATGGCTACGGGAATAGTCTGATTTTCTATCACCACGAGGCTCAGGACCGCATTATCATTAGTTTGTATTCGGGGTGTATGTTCCCGTCCCAGCCTCTCGATCCGGACACTCCGCGCTCGTCTTATCCGCTGCCTAGCCCCGAAGAGATGTTTCCGAATCTGACAATCGTGCGGGCCTATGACGATAACGGCGGTGAGAATCCTGAGTTGCGTCCGCAGTCGGGGATTCAGTCCGGAGCGCAGACGGGGGAATGA
- a CDS encoding DUF4853 domain-containing protein: MRWTPARVGLAAVVVVAGLYGWDAAMPRKGELVPFRQRVGFEEYMSRRLPEISRMAGQVAAETGGELTVMGLPYVQACGIDNTQGYRVFGYSTAAPQISFDRLEEAVRAHRRDGVSGLWVQNDFREDGSRRIYFTDNDGNSAEFKYTETGIEMSSYSSCLPTSHALNDPGQFVLPSVEEAFPGVHVTISDNTNPDLHPVPTLTLGAQADPQSDAQSGAQSGPQSGAQSGE; the protein is encoded by the coding sequence ATGAGGTGGACGCCAGCGCGTGTTGGTCTCGCCGCGGTCGTGGTGGTGGCCGGTTTGTACGGGTGGGATGCGGCCATGCCGCGCAAGGGAGAGCTCGTTCCTTTCCGTCAGCGTGTGGGCTTTGAGGAGTACATGAGTCGTCGGCTGCCAGAGATATCGCGCATGGCCGGGCAGGTGGCCGCCGAGACGGGCGGTGAGCTGACGGTGATGGGCCTGCCCTACGTGCAGGCGTGCGGGATCGACAATACGCAGGGCTATCGGGTTTTTGGCTACAGCACGGCGGCTCCGCAGATTTCCTTTGATCGGCTGGAGGAGGCCGTGAGGGCCCATAGGCGTGACGGTGTGTCTGGTCTGTGGGTCCAAAACGACTTCCGTGAAGATGGGAGTCGGAGGATTTACTTCACGGACAACGACGGCAATTCGGCTGAGTTCAAGTATACCGAGACCGGTATCGAGATGAGTTCCTACTCCTCGTGCCTGCCCACCTCCCACGCCCTGAACGATCCCGGTCAGTTCGTCCTGCCGTCGGTGGAGGAGGCGTTCCCGGGCGTGCACGTGACGATCAGCGACAACACGAACCCGGATCTGCATCCGGTTCCTACGCTGACCCTCGGTGCCCAAGCCGACCCACAGTCCGACGCGCAGAGCGGTGCCCAGTCGGGGCCCCAAAGCGGTGCCCAGTCGGGGGAGTGA
- a CDS encoding DUF4853 domain-containing protein: MSRKQLVTLVGAACSSLLLAACFPELPDSVPYPDSGSVPVTERQTLEAFVSGTMPRYMSIIEEVAMESGGVIADVGHSESWACRSAVNGYEISAVRFNIPLIDYEDLRRIVGDAAQRYGYSYSTDPVPRDKENMRSVGLGDQDGNSLIFDHFENDVIFVQFSSGCLPSLRSRDIYGQFALPSVQDMFPRLTVVDAYDANKQKNPLIFRQVATDADQQSGS; the protein is encoded by the coding sequence ATGAGTCGGAAACAGCTGGTCACGCTGGTGGGCGCTGCTTGTTCCTCGCTGCTTTTGGCGGCTTGTTTTCCGGAACTGCCGGACTCTGTCCCCTACCCAGATAGCGGAAGCGTTCCCGTGACCGAACGCCAGACGTTGGAGGCCTTTGTCAGCGGCACGATGCCTCGGTACATGAGCATTATCGAGGAGGTTGCGATGGAATCGGGAGGGGTTATCGCTGACGTCGGGCACTCGGAGAGTTGGGCCTGTCGATCTGCAGTCAATGGGTACGAGATTAGTGCGGTTCGCTTTAATATTCCGCTGATCGATTATGAGGATCTGCGCCGGATTGTCGGAGATGCTGCTCAGCGCTACGGGTACAGTTATTCGACGGATCCGGTTCCTCGGGATAAGGAGAATATGCGTAGTGTTGGTCTTGGCGACCAGGATGGCAATTCTCTCATATTTGATCACTTCGAGAATGACGTTATCTTTGTCCAATTTTCCTCCGGGTGTCTGCCGTCTTTGCGTTCCAGGGACATCTACGGCCAATTTGCGCTCCCATCCGTGCAAGATATGTTCCCTCGCTTAACAGTCGTCGACGCGTACGATGCGAATAAGCAGAAGAATCCGTTGATTTTCCGTCAGGTGGCGACGGATGCAGACCAGCAGTCGGGGAGTTGA
- a CDS encoding alpha/beta hydrolase, with translation MAADLVIEEGDLEVLRDRTSEASSGLRSVTVATAGIAMRSIGKDVVDDFVYTGSPGAAVHSVGTLGVNPEHTWVSAIPLHDEVQGMGPDSSFGRDPKELEGIGHLSGDASGGDGYNPDPNAGKYVNHSAYFYRAKPNEHNYSLEDIGKVIADTMERK, from the coding sequence ATGGCCGCCGATCTTGTCATCGAAGAGGGGGACCTCGAAGTCCTGCGCGACCGCACGAGCGAGGCCTCTAGTGGCCTGCGGTCGGTGACGGTCGCGACGGCGGGCATCGCGATGCGTAGCATCGGTAAGGACGTTGTCGATGACTTCGTGTACACGGGTTCCCCGGGCGCAGCTGTGCATTCTGTCGGGACGCTGGGGGTGAACCCCGAACATACGTGGGTCTCGGCGATTCCGCTACACGACGAGGTTCAGGGAATGGGGCCCGATAGCTCCTTTGGGCGTGATCCCAAGGAGCTGGAGGGCATCGGGCACCTCTCAGGTGACGCGAGTGGGGGAGATGGATATAACCCAGACCCAAACGCCGGCAAGTATGTGAACCACTCCGCGTATTTCTATAGGGCGAAACCGAATGAACATAACTACTCGCTCGAAGACATCGGTAAGGTCATTGCAGATACGATGGAGAGGAAATGA
- a CDS encoding copper-translocating P-type ATPase, which translates to MFRERFWWSLILSIPVVIFSPMVAHLLGYPLPVFPGSTWVPPVLDTIIFVYGGTPFLKGGWTELKSRQPGMMLLIAMAITVAFVASWVTTLGLGGFDLDFWWELALLVTIMLLGHWLEMRALGGASSALDALAALLPDEAEKVIDGITRTVATSELVVDDVVLVRAGARVPADGTIIDGAAEFDEAMITGESRPVFRDTGDRVVAGTVATDNTVRVRVEATGGDTALAGIQRMVADAQESSSRAQALADRAAALLFWFALISALITAVVWTIIGSPDDAVVRTVTVLVIACPHALGLAIPLVIAISTERAAKSGVLIKDRMALERMRTIDVVLFDKTGTLTEGAHTVTGVAAAVGVTEGELLALAAAAEADSEHPVARAIVAAAAAHPEASRRQIRATGFSAASGRGVRATVDGAEILVGGPNMLREFNLTTPAELTDTTSAWTGRGAGVLHIVRDGQIIGAVAVEDKIRPESRAAVKALQDRGVKVAMITGDAQQVAHAVGQDLGIDEVFAEVLPQDKDTKVTQLQERGLSVAMVGDGVNDAPALARAEVGVAIGAGTDVAMESAGVVLASDDPRAILSMIKLSQASYRKMIQNLIWASGYNILAVPLAAGVLASSGILLPPAAAAVLMSLSTIVVALNAQLLRRIDLDPARLAPTSPKEEHATPTPASTAVH; encoded by the coding sequence ATGTTTCGGGAACGCTTCTGGTGGTCGCTGATTCTGTCCATTCCCGTCGTTATTTTCAGCCCCATGGTCGCCCACCTGCTCGGCTACCCCCTCCCGGTATTCCCCGGATCCACCTGGGTTCCCCCGGTACTGGACACGATCATCTTCGTCTACGGCGGAACGCCTTTCCTCAAGGGTGGATGGACGGAACTGAAATCCCGCCAACCCGGGATGATGCTCCTGATTGCCATGGCCATCACCGTTGCGTTTGTCGCCTCCTGGGTCACCACTCTGGGGCTGGGCGGTTTTGACCTGGACTTCTGGTGGGAGCTGGCCCTGCTGGTGACCATCATGCTGCTGGGCCACTGGCTGGAGATGCGCGCTCTCGGGGGTGCGTCCTCCGCGCTTGACGCGCTGGCTGCCCTGCTGCCGGATGAGGCCGAGAAAGTCATTGACGGGATCACCCGCACCGTGGCCACCTCCGAGCTGGTCGTCGACGACGTCGTGCTGGTGAGGGCCGGTGCCCGGGTGCCGGCCGACGGAACCATCATCGACGGAGCCGCCGAATTCGATGAGGCGATGATCACCGGTGAATCCCGTCCCGTCTTCCGAGACACCGGTGACAGGGTGGTCGCCGGTACCGTGGCCACCGACAACACCGTCCGCGTCCGGGTGGAGGCGACCGGCGGGGACACCGCCCTGGCCGGGATCCAACGCATGGTTGCCGACGCACAGGAGTCCTCCTCCCGGGCTCAGGCCCTGGCGGATCGGGCGGCGGCGTTGTTGTTCTGGTTCGCGCTGATCTCTGCTCTGATCACCGCGGTGGTGTGGACCATCATCGGTAGCCCGGACGATGCCGTGGTGCGCACGGTCACGGTGCTGGTCATCGCCTGTCCGCACGCCCTGGGCCTGGCGATTCCGCTGGTCATTGCGATCTCCACCGAGCGGGCCGCGAAATCCGGGGTGCTTATCAAGGACCGGATGGCGCTCGAGCGGATGCGCACCATCGACGTGGTGCTCTTCGATAAAACCGGCACCCTGACTGAGGGTGCGCACACGGTCACCGGTGTCGCGGCAGCTGTCGGCGTCACCGAGGGCGAGCTGCTGGCCCTGGCCGCCGCCGCGGAGGCCGACAGCGAGCACCCCGTGGCCCGCGCCATCGTGGCGGCCGCGGCCGCCCATCCCGAGGCCTCTCGTCGGCAAATCCGTGCAACTGGTTTCAGCGCCGCCTCCGGCCGGGGGGTCCGGGCCACTGTCGATGGCGCTGAGATCCTCGTGGGCGGGCCGAACATGCTGCGCGAGTTCAACCTCACCACCCCGGCCGAGCTCACCGATACCACCAGCGCCTGGACCGGGCGTGGGGCCGGTGTGCTCCATATTGTCCGCGACGGTCAGATTATCGGTGCGGTGGCCGTCGAGGACAAGATCCGCCCCGAATCCCGCGCCGCCGTGAAAGCCCTGCAGGACCGCGGGGTGAAGGTCGCGATGATCACCGGTGACGCGCAGCAGGTGGCCCATGCGGTTGGCCAGGACCTAGGGATTGATGAGGTCTTCGCCGAGGTCCTGCCCCAGGACAAGGACACCAAGGTCACCCAGTTACAGGAGCGTGGCCTGAGCGTGGCCATGGTCGGCGACGGTGTCAACGACGCCCCGGCCCTGGCCCGCGCCGAGGTCGGTGTTGCCATCGGGGCCGGCACGGATGTGGCGATGGAATCCGCCGGAGTGGTCCTGGCCAGTGACGATCCCCGGGCAATATTGTCGATGATTAAGCTCTCGCAGGCCAGCTACCGCAAGATGATCCAGAACCTCATCTGGGCGTCCGGTTACAACATCTTGGCCGTGCCCCTGGCCGCCGGCGTGCTCGCCTCTAGCGGCATTCTGCTTCCCCCGGCTGCTGCTGCGGTGTTGATGTCGCTGTCGACGATTGTGGTGGCGCTTAACGCTCAGCTGCTGCGCCGGATTGATCTGGACCCGGCCCGCCTGGCTCCCACCAGTCCGAAGGAGGAACACGCCACGCCTACTCCGGCATCCACCGCCGTCCACTGA
- a CDS encoding metal-sensitive transcriptional regulator, translating to MSNEHGYHGNTENHLARLRRIEGQVRGLQRMISQGEYCIDILTQVSAVQSALDSVAVNLLKDHMNHCVVTAARESDEAAQAKVDEAAAAIARLIKS from the coding sequence ATGAGCAACGAGCACGGATACCACGGCAACACCGAGAATCATCTCGCGCGCCTGCGCCGCATCGAGGGCCAGGTGCGCGGCCTGCAGCGCATGATCTCGCAGGGCGAGTACTGCATCGACATCCTCACACAGGTCTCGGCCGTCCAGTCCGCGCTCGATTCGGTCGCGGTCAACCTGCTCAAAGACCACATGAACCACTGCGTCGTCACGGCGGCGCGCGAATCCGACGAGGCCGCGCAGGCCAAAGTCGACGAGGCGGCCGCGGCCATCGCGCGCCTCATCAAGTCCTAA
- a CDS encoding heavy-metal-associated domain-containing protein, producing the protein MTTEIDRTIELSVDGMTCGHCVMSVSEELSEIPGVKNVEVILNSGGTSKVTVLTDTPLDDAALSDAVSEAGFTLVGIARDF; encoded by the coding sequence ATGACCACCGAGATCGATCGCACCATTGAACTGTCCGTCGACGGCATGACCTGCGGCCACTGCGTGATGAGCGTCAGCGAGGAGCTGAGCGAGATCCCCGGCGTCAAGAACGTCGAGGTCATCCTCAACTCGGGCGGCACCTCCAAGGTGACGGTCCTGACCGACACGCCCCTGGACGACGCGGCGCTGAGCGACGCGGTCTCCGAGGCCGGCTTCACGCTGGTCGGCATCGCCCGCGACTTCTGA
- a CDS encoding metal-transporting ATPase, whose product MSTDSMTTTPPAALSAPEANPASDPTPQVGEGTRAHAADLRRRLIVCAPLGILAMILSMVPAWQFTGWQWVVAAASIPVVTWGAWPFHRAAFAAGRHGATTMDTLVSLGVISSTLWSWWALLWGGAGELGMRMHMSLIPRAAHAGHAEIYFEGACMIVVFLLTGRYMEARARYRAGDALRSLLSMGAKEATLVSVDPATGERSESVVHASSLQVGDLFTVRPGEKVATDGVIVEGSSALDTSLLTGESVPVDAAPGDAVTGATVNTWGSLLVRATRVGSDTTLAQMGRMVAEAQAGKAPVQRLADQISGVFVPIVIVVSLLTLGGWLLAGGGVQAAFTAAVAVLVVACPCALGLATPTAILVGSGRASQLGILIKNAEILEQTRSIDTMLLDKTGTVTTGVMSLESVAVAPGAGEASALSLAASVESLSEHPVARAIALGAADRGLSLVPVTAFANQPGLGVVGITAQGGVLVGRPSWLASLGIDVPTSLLDAVREAEASGASAVVAALAPQLGQVATTEAVTPMPEAHTHVVLPGPDAKLPLATLTMSVGGMTCASCVSRVERKLGKLDGVKAEVNLATESARITLTAPHSDEELEAVVNAAGYSGTITSRSEAATADGAPAAGGSASGDTGTPTQTGTTPGTGEREGAPASSLVIPERVEGSAIAALIVRDTVKDSSADAIAQLRELGIEPILLTGDNEAAARHVADQVGIERVIAGVLPDGKRDTVADLQAEGRTVAMVGDGVNDAAALAQASAKGLGIAMGSGTDVAIEVADMTLMNSSLTSAATAIRVSRRTLRIIKENLFWAFFYNVLMVPLAIAGLLSPMLASAAMACSSVFVVLNSLRLRRAR is encoded by the coding sequence ATGTCCACTGACTCCATGACGACCACTCCCCCGGCCGCCCTTTCTGCTCCTGAGGCCAACCCGGCCTCGGACCCGACCCCCCAGGTGGGTGAGGGAACCCGCGCCCACGCCGCCGACCTGCGCCGACGCCTCATCGTCTGCGCGCCGCTGGGCATCCTCGCGATGATTCTGTCGATGGTGCCCGCCTGGCAGTTCACGGGGTGGCAGTGGGTCGTCGCGGCGGCCTCGATCCCGGTGGTCACGTGGGGCGCGTGGCCCTTCCACCGGGCGGCCTTCGCAGCGGGTCGCCACGGGGCGACGACGATGGACACGCTGGTCTCCCTCGGCGTCATCTCCTCGACGCTGTGGAGCTGGTGGGCGCTGCTGTGGGGCGGCGCCGGAGAGCTCGGCATGCGCATGCACATGAGCCTGATACCGCGCGCAGCTCACGCCGGCCACGCGGAGATCTACTTCGAGGGCGCGTGCATGATCGTCGTGTTCCTGCTGACGGGACGCTACATGGAGGCGCGCGCACGCTACCGCGCGGGCGACGCGCTGCGTTCGCTGCTGAGCATGGGCGCGAAGGAGGCGACGCTCGTGAGCGTCGACCCCGCGACCGGCGAGCGCTCCGAGAGCGTCGTGCACGCCTCGTCCCTGCAGGTCGGCGACCTGTTCACGGTGCGCCCGGGCGAGAAGGTGGCAACCGACGGCGTCATCGTCGAGGGTTCCTCCGCCCTGGACACCTCGCTCCTGACGGGCGAGTCCGTGCCCGTGGACGCCGCCCCCGGCGACGCGGTGACGGGTGCGACCGTCAACACGTGGGGCTCCCTGCTGGTGCGCGCCACGCGCGTCGGCTCGGACACGACGCTCGCGCAGATGGGGCGCATGGTCGCCGAGGCCCAGGCAGGTAAGGCGCCCGTCCAGCGACTCGCGGACCAGATCTCCGGCGTGTTCGTGCCGATCGTCATCGTTGTTTCCTTGCTGACGCTCGGGGGCTGGCTGCTCGCGGGCGGCGGCGTGCAGGCCGCGTTCACAGCTGCCGTCGCCGTTCTGGTCGTGGCGTGCCCGTGCGCGCTCGGCCTGGCCACGCCCACCGCGATCCTCGTCGGGTCGGGTCGCGCCTCGCAGCTGGGCATCCTCATCAAGAACGCGGAAATTCTCGAGCAGACGCGCTCGATCGACACGATGCTGCTGGACAAGACGGGCACGGTCACGACGGGCGTCATGTCCCTCGAGTCGGTCGCGGTCGCGCCCGGTGCGGGCGAGGCCTCGGCCCTGTCCCTGGCCGCCTCCGTTGAGTCCCTCTCCGAGCACCCGGTCGCCCGCGCCATCGCGTTGGGTGCCGCAGACCGAGGCCTGTCGCTCGTCCCGGTAACCGCGTTCGCGAACCAGCCCGGACTCGGCGTCGTCGGCATCACCGCCCAGGGCGGCGTACTGGTCGGGCGCCCGTCGTGGCTGGCTTCCCTGGGCATCGACGTGCCCACTTCCCTCCTTGATGCCGTGCGCGAGGCCGAGGCCTCGGGCGCCTCCGCCGTCGTCGCCGCCCTCGCGCCGCAGCTCGGCCAAGTGGCGACCACCGAAGCCGTCACCCCCATGCCGGAGGCCCACACGCACGTCGTCCTGCCCGGCCCCGACGCCAAACTGCCCCTCGCGACGCTCACCATGAGCGTGGGCGGCATGACCTGCGCATCCTGCGTTAGCCGCGTCGAACGCAAGCTCGGCAAGCTCGACGGCGTGAAGGCAGAGGTCAACCTCGCCACCGAATCCGCTCGCATCACACTCACCGCCCCTCACAGCGACGAGGAGCTCGAGGCCGTCGTCAACGCCGCCGGGTATTCCGGCACCATCACCTCCCGTTCTGAGGCCGCGACCGCCGATGGCGCACCCGCGGCTGGCGGCAGCGCGAGTGGGGATACCGGTACCCCCACCCAGACGGGCACCACCCCGGGCACGGGCGAGCGGGAGGGGGCCCCGGCCTCGTCCCTGGTGATACCCGAGCGCGTCGAGGGCAGTGCGATCGCCGCGCTGATCGTGCGCGACACGGTGAAGGACTCCTCCGCGGATGCGATCGCCCAGCTGCGCGAGCTCGGCATCGAACCGATCCTGCTGACCGGCGATAACGAGGCGGCGGCCCGCCACGTCGCGGATCAGGTCGGGATCGAGCGCGTCATCGCGGGCGTCCTGCCCGACGGCAAGCGCGACACCGTCGCTGACCTGCAGGCCGAGGGTCGCACGGTCGCGATGGTGGGCGACGGCGTGAACGACGCGGCCGCCCTCGCGCAGGCGAGCGCGAAGGGCCTGGGCATCGCGATGGGATCGGGCACGGATGTGGCGATCGAGGTCGCGGACATGACGCTCATGAACTCGTCGCTGACATCGGCAGCGACCGCGATCCGGGTGTCGCGCCGGACGCTGCGCATCATCAAGGAGAACCTGTTCTGGGCGTTCTTCTACAACGTGCTGATGGTGCCGCTGGCGATCGCGGGCCTGCTCTCCCCCATGCTGGCGAGCGCCGCGATGGCGTGCTCGTCGGTGTTCGTGGTCCTCAACTCGCTGCGCCTGCGCCGAGCACGATAG